A window of the Amycolatopsis solani genome harbors these coding sequences:
- a CDS encoding FAD-dependent oxidoreductase, producing MKELGTEILIVGGGLGGVAAALAAASHGRRVVLTEETGWLGGQLTAQAVPPDENPWIERFGSTRTYRELRAGIRDHYRRHYPLRAEAAKHAELNPGAGKVSKLCHEPKVALAVIEAVLAPHVSAGRIHVLRHHRPVGVHTTGDRVDAVVLENGEDRITVTAQYVLDATENGDLLPLAGTEHVTGAEAKSAHGEPHAPDEADPANLQGITYCFAVSHHEGENHVIDKPAMFGFWRDYQPDFWPGPLLGFVAPDPRSLEPVKRTFVPNPPGDPLAVSADQSADAGDKELWTFRRILARNLHTAGAFDSDVTLVNWPLNDYWLKPALTIPGHTTEADVAQAHREAKQLSLSVLYWLQTEAPRADGGTGFPGLKLRPDVTGTKDGLAKSAYVREARRIKAVTTVTEHDVSAEILGVDGRVRRADAVGVGSYRIDLHPSTGGDNYIDVASVPYEIPLGALLPVRTANLLPAGKNIGTTHITNGCFRLHPVEWNVGEVAGLLAAFAVREDVEPKAVQADSRLFEDFARVLDAAGVERRWPEVRGY from the coding sequence ATGAAGGAACTGGGCACCGAGATCCTCATCGTCGGCGGCGGGCTCGGCGGGGTCGCCGCCGCGCTGGCCGCGGCCTCCCACGGCCGGCGGGTCGTTCTCACCGAAGAGACCGGCTGGCTCGGCGGCCAGCTCACCGCCCAGGCCGTTCCGCCCGATGAAAACCCCTGGATCGAACGCTTCGGGTCCACCCGCACCTACCGCGAGCTGCGCGCCGGCATCCGCGACCACTACCGCCGTCACTACCCGCTTCGCGCCGAAGCCGCGAAGCACGCTGAGCTCAATCCCGGCGCCGGGAAGGTCAGCAAGCTCTGCCACGAGCCGAAAGTGGCGCTCGCCGTCATCGAAGCCGTGCTCGCGCCGCACGTCAGTGCCGGGCGGATCCACGTCCTGCGCCACCACCGGCCGGTCGGCGTGCACACCACCGGCGACCGCGTCGATGCCGTCGTCCTCGAGAACGGCGAAGACCGGATCACCGTCACCGCCCAGTACGTCCTCGACGCCACCGAAAACGGCGACCTCCTGCCCCTCGCCGGCACCGAACACGTCACCGGGGCGGAAGCGAAAAGCGCCCACGGCGAACCCCACGCGCCGGACGAAGCCGACCCGGCGAACCTGCAGGGCATCACCTACTGCTTCGCCGTTTCCCACCACGAAGGCGAAAACCACGTCATCGACAAGCCGGCGATGTTCGGCTTCTGGCGCGACTACCAGCCGGACTTCTGGCCCGGTCCGCTGCTCGGGTTCGTCGCCCCCGATCCGCGGTCGCTGGAACCCGTCAAGCGCACCTTCGTGCCGAACCCGCCCGGTGACCCGCTGGCCGTCAGCGCCGATCAGAGCGCCGACGCCGGTGACAAGGAACTGTGGACGTTCCGCCGCATCCTGGCCCGCAACCTGCACACCGCCGGCGCCTTCGACTCCGATGTCACGCTCGTCAACTGGCCGCTCAACGACTACTGGCTCAAGCCCGCGCTCACCATCCCCGGTCACACCACCGAGGCCGACGTCGCCCAAGCGCACCGCGAAGCCAAGCAGCTGAGCCTCTCCGTCCTCTACTGGCTGCAGACCGAGGCGCCCCGCGCCGACGGCGGGACCGGCTTCCCGGGGCTCAAGCTCCGCCCCGACGTCACCGGCACGAAGGACGGCCTCGCGAAGTCCGCGTACGTCCGCGAAGCGCGGCGGATCAAGGCCGTCACGACCGTCACCGAACACGACGTCTCCGCCGAGATCCTCGGCGTCGACGGGCGGGTGCGCCGCGCGGACGCCGTCGGGGTCGGGAGCTACCGGATCGACCTGCACCCGTCGACCGGCGGGGACAACTACATCGACGTCGCCAGCGTGCCGTACGAGATCCCGCTGGGCGCGCTGCTCCCGGTCCGCACCGCGAACCTGCTGCCCGCGGGCAAGAACATCGGCACCACGCACATCACGAACGGCTGCTTCCGGCTGCACCCCGTCGAGTGGAACGTCGGCGAGGTGGCCGGGCTGCTCGCGGCCTTCGCCGTCCGCGAGGACGTCGAGCCGAAAGCCGTCCAGGCCGACAGCCGGCTCTTCGAGGACTTCGCGCGCGTGCTGGACGCCGCCGGGGTGGAACGCCGGTGGCCGGAAGTGCGGGGGTACTGA
- a CDS encoding LacI family DNA-binding transcriptional regulator — protein MTAGSGRVTQAQVARLAGVSQAVVSMVLNGSDSLRITTETRDRVQQVLRETGYTVDIMGRRLRGKSNQILGVFTYESVFPSGVADFYRPFLLGIEEEAEQQGFDLLLFTSGGRRDGRRRIYEAGTNRLRIADGSILLGRHNDPQELAQLVEEQFPFVFIGRRESPTGPISYVGADYVAATREVHEWLWGLGHRRIGLLSVTEENEPTLDRRAGYEAAARKHRLPPLVFLAEDPAIALRQARDEGVTALLVESSAMADGILACAHDLGLTVPEDLSLVVLGDADPSQQPHAHAVPSTATDWSMFRIPRHEMGVHAVRVLVELLRKPRSRQLLLPCRIHEGATAAGPSTTDSR, from the coding sequence ATGACGGCGGGTTCGGGCCGGGTCACGCAGGCCCAGGTGGCGCGCCTGGCCGGCGTCTCACAGGCCGTCGTGTCCATGGTGCTCAACGGTTCCGACAGCCTGCGCATCACCACCGAGACCCGCGACCGCGTGCAGCAGGTGCTGCGCGAAACCGGCTACACCGTGGACATCATGGGCCGACGGCTGCGCGGGAAGTCCAACCAGATCCTCGGCGTGTTCACCTACGAGTCGGTGTTCCCGTCCGGGGTGGCCGACTTCTACCGGCCGTTCCTGCTTGGCATCGAGGAGGAAGCCGAGCAGCAGGGCTTCGACCTGCTGCTGTTCACCAGCGGTGGCCGCCGCGACGGGCGCCGCCGGATCTACGAGGCGGGCACGAACCGGCTGCGCATCGCCGACGGCTCGATCCTGCTCGGCAGGCACAACGACCCGCAGGAGCTCGCGCAGCTGGTCGAGGAGCAGTTCCCGTTCGTGTTCATCGGCCGCCGCGAGTCGCCGACCGGGCCGATCAGCTACGTCGGCGCCGACTACGTCGCCGCCACCCGTGAGGTCCACGAGTGGCTGTGGGGCCTCGGGCACCGCCGGATCGGGCTGCTCAGCGTCACCGAGGAGAACGAGCCGACGCTCGACCGCCGCGCCGGGTACGAGGCCGCCGCGCGCAAGCACCGCCTCCCGCCGCTGGTGTTCCTCGCCGAAGACCCGGCGATCGCGCTGCGGCAGGCGCGCGACGAAGGTGTCACGGCGTTGCTCGTCGAGAGCTCGGCGATGGCCGACGGCATCCTGGCGTGCGCACACGACCTGGGGCTGACCGTGCCCGAGGACCTTTCGCTCGTCGTGCTGGGCGACGCCGACCCTTCGCAGCAGCCGCACGCGCACGCCGTGCCGAGCACCGCGACCGACTGGTCGATGTTCCGCATCCCGCGCCACGAAATGGGCGTGCACGCCGTGCGCGTGCTCGTCGAGCTGTTGCGGAAACCCCGGTCGCGCCAGCTGCTCCTGCCGTGCCGGATCCACGAGGGCGCCACCGCGGCCGGACCCTCCACAACAGACTCCCGCTGA
- a CDS encoding ABC transporter substrate-binding protein, translated as MAYRRIRLLAAALSAVALASTACSGGDGDDKNIALRMTVWTTDKNQLALFDSIAAEYRKAHPEVASVKFDVVPGDTSAYSAALTTQLSGGNPPDLAWILERDAPDFVQSGALTNLKSTLDSTAGYNAAELVPSATKLWTKDDGLYAYPFSTSPFGMFYNKNLLTQAGITETPDRLVASGQWTWDAARRIAAQVAARVTGKAGLVIREFEYKQWVLLASVWRGFGADAWGPDGKTCGFTSPEMTSAMTFLHQAIFTDKALPGPGTTADFFAGESGLTIAQISRAGLLKAKPFEWGIVPLPAGPKANAQVVGQAGIGVPVKGKHAKAAADFLAFFTNPANSAKLGQYFPPARDSLLNAATLAKANPLFSQEQLQNVVVNGIKTGAVLPSHTGSARIASLVQSALDPMWKPDANVPAALAGVCQAIEPALNQ; from the coding sequence GTGGCCTACCGGAGAATCCGGCTGCTCGCCGCGGCCCTGTCCGCCGTCGCACTGGCTTCGACGGCGTGCTCAGGCGGTGACGGCGATGACAAGAACATCGCACTGCGCATGACCGTCTGGACGACGGACAAGAACCAGCTCGCCCTCTTCGACTCCATCGCCGCCGAGTACCGCAAGGCCCACCCGGAAGTCGCGTCGGTCAAGTTCGACGTCGTCCCGGGCGACACGAGCGCCTACTCGGCCGCGCTCACCACCCAGCTCTCCGGCGGCAACCCGCCGGACCTCGCGTGGATCCTCGAACGCGACGCCCCGGACTTCGTCCAGTCCGGTGCCCTCACCAACCTCAAGTCCACTCTGGACTCCACCGCGGGGTACAACGCCGCCGAGCTGGTCCCGTCCGCGACGAAGCTGTGGACCAAGGACGACGGCCTGTACGCCTACCCGTTCTCGACCTCGCCGTTCGGCATGTTCTACAACAAGAACCTGCTCACCCAGGCCGGCATCACCGAGACACCCGACCGGCTGGTCGCGAGTGGACAGTGGACCTGGGACGCGGCCAGGCGGATCGCCGCCCAGGTCGCCGCGCGCGTCACCGGCAAGGCGGGCCTGGTCATCCGCGAGTTCGAGTACAAGCAGTGGGTGCTGCTCGCCTCGGTGTGGCGCGGCTTCGGCGCCGACGCCTGGGGCCCGGACGGCAAGACCTGCGGGTTCACCTCCCCGGAGATGACGTCCGCGATGACCTTCCTGCACCAGGCGATCTTCACCGACAAGGCGCTGCCCGGCCCGGGCACGACGGCGGACTTCTTCGCCGGGGAAAGCGGCTTGACGATCGCGCAGATCAGCCGCGCCGGGCTGCTCAAGGCCAAGCCGTTCGAGTGGGGCATCGTCCCGCTGCCCGCCGGGCCGAAGGCGAACGCGCAGGTCGTCGGCCAGGCCGGGATCGGCGTCCCGGTGAAGGGCAAGCACGCCAAGGCCGCCGCCGACTTCCTCGCGTTCTTCACCAACCCGGCCAACTCGGCGAAGCTCGGCCAGTACTTCCCGCCGGCCCGCGACAGCCTGCTCAACGCGGCCACCCTGGCCAAGGCGAACCCGCTGTTCAGCCAGGAGCAGCTGCAGAACGTCGTGGTGAACGGGATCAAGACCGGCGCGGTGCTGCCGTCGCACACCGGCAGCGCGCGGATCGCGTCGCTCGTGCAGTCCGCGTTGGACCCGATGTGGAAGCCGGACGCGAACGTGCCCGCCGCGCTGGCCGGGGTCTGCCAGGCCATCGAACCGGCGCTGAACCAATGA
- a CDS encoding carbohydrate ABC transporter permease, producing the protein MTWTSKKREELTGWLFIAPQALGFLAFVVAPLVAVVWYSFQDVNLLAGTSEFAGAGNYAKLFDDPTAPKVARATAIFCVGLVVLNLALALSLALLLNLKLRGTTVFRTVFFSPVVVTLVAWTIVWNFLLQDNGGINALLQTIGVEGPNWLRGNGTAMLSVIVVQVLKNVGLNMVLFLAALQGIPSSIMEASQLDGAGPWRRFRSVILPMISPTTLLTAIITVAGALQVFAQIQVLTLGGPADSTNVLVFYFYQQAFANHDLGYGSALAVVLFLVILVLTLLQWRMRRRWVFHES; encoded by the coding sequence ATGACCTGGACGTCGAAGAAGCGCGAGGAGCTGACGGGATGGCTGTTCATCGCCCCGCAGGCACTCGGCTTCCTCGCTTTCGTGGTGGCGCCGCTGGTCGCGGTGGTCTGGTACAGCTTCCAGGACGTCAACCTGCTGGCCGGGACCTCGGAGTTCGCGGGCGCGGGCAACTACGCGAAGCTCTTCGACGACCCGACCGCGCCGAAGGTCGCCCGCGCGACGGCGATCTTCTGCGTCGGCCTGGTCGTGCTGAACCTGGCGCTCGCGCTGTCGCTGGCGTTGCTGCTCAACCTCAAGCTGCGCGGTACCACGGTGTTCCGCACGGTCTTCTTCTCGCCGGTGGTCGTCACGCTCGTCGCCTGGACGATCGTGTGGAACTTCCTCCTGCAGGACAACGGCGGGATCAACGCGCTGCTGCAGACGATCGGCGTCGAGGGGCCGAACTGGCTGCGCGGCAACGGGACCGCGATGCTGTCGGTGATCGTGGTGCAGGTGCTGAAGAACGTCGGGCTCAACATGGTGCTGTTCCTCGCCGCCCTGCAGGGGATCCCCTCGTCCATCATGGAAGCGTCGCAACTGGACGGTGCCGGGCCGTGGCGGCGGTTCCGTTCGGTGATCCTGCCGATGATCAGCCCGACCACGCTGCTCACCGCGATCATCACGGTGGCCGGCGCGCTGCAGGTGTTCGCGCAGATCCAGGTGCTGACCCTCGGCGGGCCCGCCGACAGCACCAACGTGCTGGTGTTCTACTTCTACCAGCAGGCCTTCGCCAACCACGACCTCGGCTACGGCTCCGCGCTGGCCGTCGTGCTGTTCCTCGTCATCCTCGTGCTGACCCTGCTGCAGTGGCGGATGCGGAGGCGGTGGGTGTTCCATGAGTCGTAG
- a CDS encoding carbohydrate ABC transporter permease gives MSRRAKIACYAVMVVLAVPFVFPTWWMITASLLPANEVLAYPPKLFPTQPQWENYRTAFTDFPLAQQYFNSLYIAVLVTLGTMFFSSLAGYAFARIRFRGEKLFALILIGLMVPSEVTIIPLFRVVDDLGLTNTHWPLIVVPIFGAPSVLATFVMRQFFLTIPGELEEAGRLDGLSRFGLYRRVALPIAKPALAAVAIFTFLNTWNFFLEPLVYLTDKSRFTLPVALTQYVDVYGGHLWNVQLAAATTTVVPVLVVFIVAQRQFVEGLAQSGLKG, from the coding sequence ATGAGTCGTAGGGCGAAGATCGCCTGCTACGCGGTGATGGTCGTGCTGGCCGTGCCGTTCGTGTTCCCCACCTGGTGGATGATCACGGCGTCGCTGCTGCCGGCCAACGAGGTGCTCGCGTACCCGCCGAAGCTGTTCCCGACCCAGCCGCAGTGGGAGAACTACCGGACGGCGTTCACCGACTTCCCGTTGGCGCAGCAGTACTTCAACAGCCTCTACATCGCGGTGCTCGTCACGCTCGGCACGATGTTCTTCTCCTCGCTCGCCGGGTACGCGTTCGCGCGCATCCGGTTCCGCGGCGAAAAGCTCTTCGCGCTGATCCTCATCGGACTGATGGTGCCGAGCGAGGTCACGATCATCCCGCTGTTCCGGGTGGTCGACGACCTCGGCCTGACCAACACGCACTGGCCGCTGATCGTCGTCCCGATCTTCGGGGCGCCGAGCGTGCTGGCGACGTTCGTGATGCGGCAGTTCTTCCTCACGATCCCGGGCGAGCTCGAAGAAGCGGGCCGGCTCGACGGCCTCTCGCGGTTCGGGCTCTACCGGCGCGTCGCCCTGCCGATCGCGAAGCCCGCGCTGGCCGCGGTCGCGATCTTCACCTTCCTGAACACGTGGAACTTCTTCCTGGAACCGCTGGTCTACCTGACCGACAAGAGCAGGTTCACGCTGCCGGTGGCGCTGACGCAGTACGTCGACGTCTACGGCGGGCACCTCTGGAACGTCCAGCTCGCCGCCGCGACCACGACGGTCGTGCCGGTGCTGGTCGTGTTCATCGTCGCGCAACGCCAGTTCGTCGAAGGGCTCGCCCAGAGCGGCCTCAAGGGCTAG
- a CDS encoding sensor histidine kinase gives MTPSFPRRRSLVVRLTAVSLLIALASIAATAWLAVQTTTRAIQQEQGQALSGDATIYTELLGYAAANHTWSQAGPRLKALSEQTGRRIVLTTLDRHVLGDSGGTPVTLPVKATASVDPLHVDPVLLPQAGTSGIDPRAAGPFRLPPSERDGLTSLATKTAACLATVGLPSQVRESPSGRPQLAGLDPLSARYFASKCGLYELAEPTPTEQGALDSLNEAVNRCLQAQGAESVKLGLDLEVLGVTDQRPTQGCLDAARREQLTPFVAPPALLFTLGPGGSQLPTFTLSRANLTRILAVTGGVLVLAVALTVLVATRLSRPLRALTEAAEQDRPAPVKSRDEVGYLAAAFNDLTARRERIEELRKAMVSDIAHELRNPLNVIRGRLEAAEDGHLPFDHALSASLLEETVLLQHIVDDLQDLAAADAGQLRLHPELLDAAELAGHVAVAQADRAAAAGVGLTVEAVGETALTADPVRLRQVVGNLVTNAIRHTPAGGRVVIRVSSTVDELTLAVADTGTGIAAADLPHVFDRFWRAEKSRSRQTGGSGLGLAIVRHLVHAHGGTVTVESEVDEGSTFTVHFPRA, from the coding sequence ATGACACCTAGCTTCCCGCGGCGGCGCAGTCTCGTCGTCCGGCTCACCGCCGTCTCGCTGCTGATCGCGCTCGCCTCGATCGCCGCGACCGCGTGGCTCGCGGTGCAGACCACCACGCGCGCGATCCAGCAGGAGCAGGGCCAGGCGCTTTCCGGCGACGCGACGATCTACACCGAACTGCTCGGCTACGCGGCGGCCAACCACACGTGGAGCCAGGCCGGGCCCCGGCTGAAAGCGCTCTCGGAGCAGACCGGCCGCCGGATCGTGCTGACCACCCTCGACCGGCACGTCCTCGGCGACTCCGGCGGCACGCCGGTCACGCTGCCGGTCAAGGCGACCGCGTCGGTCGACCCGCTGCACGTCGACCCGGTGCTGCTGCCCCAGGCCGGGACGAGCGGGATCGACCCGCGCGCGGCCGGCCCGTTCCGGCTGCCGCCGTCCGAACGCGACGGTCTCACGTCGCTGGCCACGAAGACCGCCGCCTGCCTCGCGACGGTCGGTCTCCCCAGCCAGGTGCGCGAGTCGCCGAGCGGACGGCCGCAGCTCGCCGGGCTCGACCCCCTGTCCGCGCGCTACTTCGCGTCGAAGTGCGGCCTCTACGAGCTGGCCGAGCCGACGCCGACCGAGCAGGGAGCGCTCGACAGCCTCAACGAAGCCGTCAACCGCTGCCTGCAGGCGCAGGGTGCGGAGTCGGTGAAGCTGGGCCTCGACCTCGAAGTCCTCGGCGTCACCGACCAGCGGCCGACCCAGGGCTGCCTCGACGCGGCCCGCCGCGAGCAGCTGACGCCGTTCGTCGCGCCGCCCGCGTTGCTCTTCACGCTGGGGCCGGGCGGGTCGCAGCTGCCGACGTTCACGCTGTCCCGGGCGAACCTGACGCGGATCCTCGCGGTGACCGGCGGCGTGCTGGTGCTGGCCGTCGCGCTCACGGTGCTGGTCGCGACCCGGCTGTCCCGCCCGCTGCGGGCGCTCACCGAAGCGGCGGAACAGGATCGCCCGGCGCCGGTGAAGTCCCGCGACGAAGTGGGCTACCTCGCCGCCGCGTTCAACGACCTCACCGCGCGGCGGGAGCGCATCGAGGAGCTGCGCAAGGCGATGGTCAGCGACATCGCGCACGAGCTGCGCAACCCGCTCAACGTCATCCGCGGCCGGCTGGAGGCCGCCGAGGACGGCCACTTGCCGTTCGACCACGCGCTGAGCGCGTCGCTCCTCGAAGAAACCGTGCTGCTGCAGCACATCGTCGACGACCTGCAGGACCTCGCCGCCGCCGACGCCGGGCAGCTGCGGCTGCACCCCGAGCTCCTCGACGCGGCCGAGCTGGCCGGCCACGTCGCCGTCGCGCAGGCCGACCGGGCGGCCGCGGCCGGCGTCGGGCTCACCGTCGAAGCCGTCGGGGAAACCGCGCTCACCGCCGATCCGGTGCGGCTGCGCCAGGTCGTCGGCAACCTGGTGACGAACGCGATCCGGCACACCCCCGCGGGCGGCCGGGTGGTGATCCGCGTGTCGTCCACAGTGGATGAGCTGACCCTCGCGGTGGCGGACACCGGCACCGGGATCGCCGCCGCCGACCTGCCGCACGTGTTCGACCGGTTCTGGCGGGCCGAGAAGTCCCGCAGCCGCCAGACCGGCGGCAGCGGGCTCGGCCTCGCCATCGTCCGGCACCTCGTGCACGCCCACGGCGGGACGGTCACCGTCGAGTCCGAAGTGGACGAAGGCTCGACGTTCACCGTCCACTTCCCCCGGGCGTAG
- a CDS encoding response regulator transcription factor codes for MCARVLVAEDDEKQAEVLRLYLESEGHTVVLAPDGRAALDEARRTRPDLLVLDVMMPNVDGLDVCRILRRESDVAVLMLTARATEDDLLLGLDLGADDYLTKPYSPRELMARVRTLLRRTAGRREPPDPALRAGALRLDPVRHEVSVSGRPVETTPGEFQLLETLIRQPGRVFTRRQLLELTRGDDRFVSTRIIDVHVLNLRKKLEPDPQKPVYLRTVFGVGYKLTAENDT; via the coding sequence GTGTGCGCACGTGTACTGGTCGCCGAGGACGACGAAAAGCAGGCCGAGGTCCTCCGGCTCTACCTCGAGAGCGAGGGCCACACCGTCGTGCTGGCCCCGGACGGCCGGGCGGCCCTCGACGAAGCCCGCCGCACCCGCCCCGACCTGCTGGTCCTCGACGTGATGATGCCGAACGTCGACGGCCTCGACGTCTGCCGGATCCTGCGGCGGGAGTCCGACGTGGCGGTGCTGATGCTCACCGCCCGCGCCACCGAGGACGACCTGCTGCTCGGGCTCGACCTCGGCGCGGACGACTACCTGACCAAGCCGTACAGCCCGCGGGAGCTGATGGCCCGGGTCCGGACGCTGCTGCGGCGGACCGCCGGCCGGCGTGAACCCCCGGACCCGGCGTTGCGCGCGGGTGCGCTGCGGCTCGACCCAGTCCGGCACGAGGTGTCGGTCAGCGGCCGCCCGGTCGAGACCACTCCGGGTGAGTTCCAGCTGCTGGAAACGCTGATCCGGCAGCCGGGCCGGGTCTTCACCCGGCGGCAGCTGCTGGAGCTGACCCGCGGCGACGACCGGTTCGTCAGCACCCGGATCATCGACGTCCACGTGCTCAACCTGCGCAAGAAGCTCGAGCCGGACCCGCAGAAGCCGGTCTACCTGCGGACCGTGTTCGGCGTGGGCTACAAGCTGACGGCGGAAAATGACACCTAG